In the genome of Neoarius graeffei isolate fNeoGra1 chromosome 27, fNeoGra1.pri, whole genome shotgun sequence, one region contains:
- the LOC132874878 gene encoding GTPase IMAP family member 4-like, whose product MATAAPEMDHVKIVLLGGRWAGKSSSGNTILNKEVFGTDEQTEVCVMETNKIAGMQVTVVDTPSWNWVPAEASSDELKQELKRSVEMLGEGPHTFLLVYPLGAAFLKRHKIAVEEHLELLGADVWDHVMILFSRGDWLGEVTIEQHIEGAKAEFKWLLDQCNNRYHVLNNKVKTDEMQVIELLEKIQRMIRRKRKRSKLEPPLMAGEDPAEYGETSGTQKKLK is encoded by the exons AAATGGATCATGTGAAGATCGTATTGCTGGGTGGAAGGTGGGCAGGAAAAAGTTCTTCTGGAAACACCATCCTGAATAAGGAAGTATTTGGAACTGATGAACAAACAGAAGTCTGTGTGATGGAAACGAACAAAATTGCAGGCATGCAAGTCACCGTGGTTGATACACCAAGTTGGAACTGGGTTCCTGCAGAAGCCTCTTCAGATGAACTTAAGCAGGAACTCAAGCGCAGTGTTGAGATGCTTGGCGAAGGGCCTCATACTTTTCTACTGGTTTATCCATTAGGGGCTGCATTTCTGAAGAGACACAAAATTGCTGTGGAAGAGCATTTGGAGCTTTTGGGTGCTGATGTCTGGGACCACGTTATGATCTTGTTCTCTCGGGGAGATTGGTTAGGAGAGGTCACTATTGAGCAACATATCGAGGGAGCAAAAGCAGAATTCAAGTGGTTGCTAGATCAGTGTAATAATAGGTATCATGTTCTCAATAATAAGGTGAAGACTGATGAAATGCAGGTCATTGAACTCCTGGAGAAGATCCAAAGGATGAttcggagaaaaagaaagagaagcaAGCTCGAACCACCTTTGA TGGCTGGAGAAGATCCTGCTGAATATGGAGAAACTTCAGGCACTCAGAAAAAACTGAAATGA